The Filimonas lacunae genomic sequence CCAATTTGCCGGCTCAGATCGTTGATCAACTGAATACCCAGTGTAGATGCTTTATACAAGTCAAAATCAACCGGCAAACCAGGGCCATTATCAAAGTAGATTAACTGGTATTTACCTTCTGTTATTATCCTGATAGTGATAGTTATTTCTCCTTGTTCCAGCCCGTTAAAAGCATACTTGAATGAGTTCGACAATAGCTCATTCAGAATCAGTCCCAGCGGCACGGCAGAGTCTATATCCAGATATAGCAACGGTACGTTTACATGTACCGGTATTTCCTTTTGCTTTTTGTACAAGGTGGCAACCTGGCGGTAAAGATCATTCACAAAACGGCCCAGTTCAATGGCGCTCAGGCTTTCGAACTGGTATAGGTTCTGGTGTATGAGGGCAATGCTTTGCACCCGGTTCCTGCCTTCCATCAAAGCAGCTTTGGCGGTTTCATTGTCAAGGTTCCTGCTTTGTAGTTCCAGCAGGCCCGAGATAACCTGTAAATTGTTTTTTACACGATGATGAATCTCTTTCATCAATACATCTTTTTCCAGCAACAGGGTTTCCTGTCTGGTAATCGCTTTTTTCAACAGGTCAGTACGCTCGCTCACCATTAGTTCCAGCGTTCGCTTGTCTAAGGCTAATTTTTTTGTTCGCCATCTGATCACCCATACAATGCTCCAGATCAATAGCACCAGCATTAAACCCATAAACCATCCCTGCAAATAGAATGGCTTTTTTACTTCCAATACAATATGCAACTCGCTCTGGCTCCAGGCCCCCTCATTGTTTTGCGCTTTTACCTGTAGCACAAATGTTCCGTAAGGCACGCCACTGATACGGATAGAATTTTCGCTGATGTAATTCCAGTCTTTGTCGAAACCCTCAATTTTATAAGCATAGCGGTGCGTAGCATTTTTTTCAAAATCCAGCAATTGAAATTCCAGTGTAAAAAATTTATCCCCCGGCTCCAGGGTAATGCGGTTGGTAGTAAGCAGCTCCGTTGTTTTATTGACCAGTTCGTTTTTTGAAGCAATAAACTGGTGCAGGGCAATTACCCGTAGAGGCACCTTAAAAGTAGTACTGTCTTTTATAAAATTGATGGGATTCAATTCATTAATGCCATCTATACCACCAAAGAAAAGCCGGCCATCACTGGCCTTAAAGGAAGATGTCCGGTTAAATTCATTGTGCGCAATGCCATCGGCGATAGTATAGGTAGCGGTGGCAAATGTTTTTTTATTAAAACGGATCAGTCCGTTATCAGAGCTCATCCACAGGTTGCCATAGGCATCAGACTCTATGCGATAAATCACATCGGATGGCAAACCACTGGCAATATTGAATTGCTGCACTTTGCTGGCGGTAAGATCCGATACATACAAGCCTTCTCCATTGGTAGCCAGCCAATACTGGTTGTTATTATCGGCATAAGCATCCAGCAGGCTTAATCCGTTTATAAAGTCTGACTGATATTTAGCGATATCAAATTGTTCTTTGTTACGGGTGAGGGTATACACCCCGTTTTCAGCCACTGCCCAAACGGTATCGGCATGGCGTTTAAAGAAGCGGTAAACAAACCTGGCCTCCTGGCCGGGTGCCAGATAATGCGTGAGCGAATCAAACTGACCGCTGCGCGAATTGTACAGGTAAAAACCATTGCTTCTGCCCAATAGCAATAGGCTATCGTTGTAAGAATACATCGACCATATTTCCGTACCTATGCCACCAGGCAAGGGCTTCAGGGTATTGTTGCTTTCATGGTAACGGAACAGGTCAAAACCACCGCTATACAAAGCATTGTTATGCCAGGCAAGGGCATACATGATATGGTCGTTTTTAATGGCAGAGATGCTCTTCTCCTGTTGCCGGAAATGATGCTGCCATATATTGGCCATTACTGTACCTGTGGTATCGGAATAGATACCACGCGCCTGGCTATTGGGTTCCTTACTTTGCTGGGCAATGGTGAAGTATTGTTTAAAGCGTTTTTTTTCTGTTTTTAACTGAATAACACCATGCGAAGTACACAACCACAGGTTGCCCTGATTGTCGGGCAATAGCTGGTACAGGAACAGGTTTTCAAATGCTTTTAGTTCCGATCTGTCTACGATCCGTAAATAAGCTTCTTCATGCCACAGGTATAACGCATCGGTAGGGATATAGAAAACGCAGGCATTGCCATTTACAGCACTGGCTGCCTGAAACCAGTATCTTCCCTTCACGCTCTGCAAACTATACTTTGCCCAATCTTCCCCCGTTTCCAGCCTTTTTTCAGATGTTAGTTTTCCTACAGCAAAGTGATCTACATCGGTAGCCGTATTGTAGGTAATTAAAAGGTTACCCTCACTGTTAAAACCAATGGGTAGCGATCGTAACACCTCTTTTTGCAGGAAGGGAGTTACTGTATTATGGGATACCAGGTATTGGGTTAACTGGTTATTTAATTTAAGCAATGCGTTGCCATTAGCAAACAGACAAAGCGGCCCGCTACTACGCCAGGCGCTGTAGGACAAGGAATCTTTGGTTACCCAGTCTTTGACCTCATAGCGCAACGTAAAACCTTTTTCAGTGGAGTATTTCCATAGTCTGAAGGGCCAGGCGGTAAGAAAATTTACTTCACCGGTGCCATCGTTAGCTATCCAGTAGATATCCTGTTCTTTAAACGGCAGGTTGGGGAAGGCGGCTGTTAAGGATTGTATTTTATGTGTAATCGTATTTATTACATCTACCATGCCATTGGTGGTGAGTTGAAACCCATTGCTACCATATTCAATGAACAGGTTGTTGTTGTCGTCCCTGGCAAGTTGCACTACTTTATTGTGTTGCAGGTTGTTGCGCTGGCGGGTAAATAACAGGCAGTTTTTACCATCGTAGCGGTTGAGTCCGTTGCGGGTGCCAAACCATAGAAAGCCGCGGTTGTCCTGCACGCCACAGAATACTTCATGTGAAGCCAGTCCATCTTCAATGGAAAGGAATCTTTTGCTAATGATATAATCGGCATTATGGGTGCCGGGGCCGCCTTGCGCATTTGCCCGGATATAATGGAGGAGTGACGCTGCAAGAATGATGGTGGCCAGAAAGGAACGCATGAGAACAATGTACTAATGAGCAAATAGGAGAATGTGCAAATGAAAACATCAAAATTCAAATTCACAAAAAAAACTGCCCCGGTTTCCGGGGCAGTCCTCTTACATACGCCTGATGTATCTATAGTTTGATAAACCGATAAGTGCCTTTAGTCGTTCTAACAAAATACACACCCGATGGCCAGCCGGTGATACCGATGCGGGTACTGCTACTGAGCACCACATTAGCTACAGCTACACCTGCTGTATTGTATACCAGTGCACGCTGCCCCATCAGCGAGGCATCGTTAATGGTTAACATCACATAGTTATCGGCCGGTACCGGTGCAATCTGTACATCGCCGTTGGTGTTAAACTTTACTGTTACCAGGCGGCTATAGGTGAAGCGGCCATTCAAATCTATCATTTTAAGGCGATAATAGTTATTGCCGTTGAGTGGGGTATTATCTGTAAAGGAATAGCTGTGTGCACCGCTGCCCATAGCAGCCACCGTACCAATAGTAGTAAAGCTGGTGCTATCTGCACTGCGCTCTATGGTAAAGGAGGCTGTATTTTTTTCATTGGCCGATTGCCATTTCAGTAACACTTTGTTATTCACTGCCTGACCGGTAAACTCAACCAGGGTAAACGGCAGTGGCGACAAAACATGTAACGTAGCTGTAGTAGCAGAATAGGTTACTGTTCCTGTAACGCCGGCAGGCCAGGTTACAGTAGCAAAGGTGTCGGCTATGGAAGCAGCGGTAACAATTACAAACGATTGCCCGGCTACCAGTGTAAAGCCATCGAGCGTGTCAATAGTAAGGTTGCCGCCTAAGGTAGCAGTACCATTTACCGTTACCTGGTCAAAGTCAATACCGGGTGTGCCTTCGCCTTTTATTTCAATGGCCAGGGTATTGTTGGTAAAGGCTTCAGCAGCATCAAACGCAAAGGTGCCTACAGGTGCGCCCGGCGCCAGGGTGCCGCCGTTATTTACATACCGGGCAGCAGCTACACTGCCTGCGCTTTTTAACAGGCCGCCCGTGTTATTACTGAGTGTGCCGGTACCGGTGCCCACCAGCAGGGCGGCTACACTTGTTGTAGCGCCGATAGTAATATTCCCCGCATTGCTGAAGGTTTCGGTATTGGTTATGAATGCACTATTTACCCGTTCAATAGTAATTTGCCCGCCTGCATTGTTGTTAAAGACCTTCTCAATATTAATACCATAGTTAATGGTATTGCCGGTGCTCAATAAACCAATTGCAATGGTACCCTGGTTGTTGAAACTGGTGGAGAAATGTGTTGCATTGTAGATGCCGTTAGCGGTAACCTGGTCAATATTGATTTGCCCGCCAGCATTATTGATAAAAATTCCCTGGTTATAAATACCGTTTGCGCCGGCGGGGGCATTGGCGCCGATGGAAATTACCCCCGTATTGGTGACGTTGCTGACAGGGTAATTGTTCAATGCGTCGCCAGTAACCCGGTCTATACTGATCTGCCCCCCTGTATTGGTAAGCGTTCCGTAGTTTCTGATGCCATAGATGCCTACGGAGGCTATGCCGCCAATGGTAAGGCGGCCGGTATTAATGAGCTTGCCGGCGCCGGTATTGTTATAAAACCCTCCAAAGGCAGTGCGGTCAATTATAATCACGCCTGTTGTGGTATTTGTAGTTGCTCCGGTATTGGAAAAACCGCTCCCGCCTATAGAATCTTTCGCCCCAATAGTAACCGTTCCGGCATTGGTAAAGGCGCTACCGTAGGCATTCGAGATGGCGTCTGCAGTTGTTCTATCGACATAGATGGCGCTGCCTGCATTGTTGTTGACAGTGCCACTGTTGTTAATTCCATATTGTCCGGCAGCGGCTGTGCCTCCGATGGTAATAACACCTGCATTGGAAAGGGTATTACCGGCCGGATTGGAGATGGCCGCTGTGGTTACCTGGTCAATCAGGAGCTGCGCCCCCGAATTGTTATTGAAAGTGCCTGAGTTTACAATGCCATACAGCCCCGCAATGGCATTGGCGCCAATGGTGATTGTACCCTCGTTCGTTAAAGTACCGCCGCTATTGAACAACCCGCAGTTGGAAAAGCGATCGATATTGATATGGGCGCCTGTATTGTTATTAAAAGAGGCTTCATTTACAATGGCATTGGCACCCGTGGCGGTGGCATTGCCCAGGTTAATGGTACCGTTATTCTGCACCGTACCCTGGTTGTACAAGCTCTGATCCTGCAGGCCGTTAATAGTAAGTACGCCGGCAGGGGCAATCGTTAATAAACCGCCGCTTTGTATAGTAATATTTTTTACCACTGCATTAGTAGTGCTGATCACCGGATCGTTGGTTACATCGGGAATGCTGGCAAGGGCATCAGCAGTAGGTACACCTTTTGTCCAGTTACCGGCAGTATTCCATGCTGTACTCACAGCGCCTGTCCAGTTTGTATGAAGGGTATAATTTAGTACAACTGCATTTGATTGATAAGCTATCTGCCAGCCATCAGGTAGTCCTGTTACGGTAGCAAAGGTGCCGGTAACGGTGGTTGCGCTCAGAATCTTTATCTGATCTCCGGACGTAGGGGTATAGTTAATAGTTACCTGAAGTGTGCCACCCAGTGTTGCTGTGCCATTCACCACTAACTGGTCAAAGTTGGTGCCGGCTGTACCGGAGCCATTTACTTCCACTGCAATAGTTCCTTTGGTTAAGGTTTCGCTGGCATTCAAGGTTATAGTGCCGATAGCGCTACCTGGCATCAGGGTGCCTCCGTTATCTGCAAACCGCGCTGCCGCTATGCTGCCTGCGCCTTTTAATAAACCGCCTGTAGCGTTACTGAATGTACCGGTGCCGGTAGTATTTAATAAGGTAGCTACGTTGGTAATGGAGCCGATGGTAATAGTTCCGGCATTGCTGCATGTGCCGGCGCCGGCCGTGATGGCCGTAGTTACACGGTTAATATGGATCTGTGCGCCTGTATTGTTGTTAAAAGTGCTGTAGTTGCCGATGCCTTCTGTGCCGGAAGCGGCAGTAGCGCCAATGGTAATCGTTGCGGCGTTGGTAAAGGTACCCGTGGTATGATAGATGGCAGTGGTGGTAACCTGATCAATGTTAAGCTGGCTACCGGTGTTATTGTTAAAGCTGGCGTAGTTCTGAATGCCATACAATCCCGATGCGGCATTGGCCCCAATGGTGATATTGGCAGTATTGGTAAAAGTGCTGCCGGTATTATTGTACAACGCAGCCGTAGTAGCCCGGTCTATAGCCACCTGTCCGGCTGTGTGGGTAAAAGTACCATTGTTACTGATACCATATGTGCCCACGGCGGCAGTGGCGCCAATGATAATAGTGCCTGCATTGCTACACACGCTGGTGCTGGCAGCATTCAGCAAAGCAGTTACGGATACCCGGTCAATGACAAGTGCCCCTCCGGTATTGTTATTAAAAGTACCTGTGTTGCTGATGCCATACTGGCCTGTAGCAGCAGTGCCGCCGATAGTAATGGCACCTGCATTGGTAAAAGTATTACCGGCCGGATTGGAGATAGCAGCGGTAGTGGCCTGGTCAATTACGAGCTGCGCGCCTGAGTTATTATTGAATGCGCCTGCGTTTACGATGCCATACAGCCCCACGGTGGCATTGGAGCCAATAGTAATGGCACCTGTATTGATAAAGGTGCCGCCTTTATTGAATATTCCGCTGTTAGACACCCGGTCAATGTGGATGTGCGCTCCTGTATTGTTGTTAAAGGTTGCTTCGTTGATAAGGCCATTGGCGCCGGTAGCGGTGGTATTGCCTATGTTAATAGTTCCGTTGTTTTGCACAGTACCCTTATTGTACAGACCCTGGCCCGAAGCGCCATTGATGGTTAATGCACCTGTATTGGTGAGCGTGAGTGAGGCGCCGGGCTGTATGAGGAGGGATGCAACAGCAGCGTTGCTGGTACTAATCACCGGATCGTTAGTTACATCGGGAATAGTTACGGTGGCCACTCCTACAGGTACACCCACGGTCCAGTTGCCCGGGTTTTCCCAGGCGGTGCTTATAGCGCCGGTCCAGGTATTAGTGGTGGCATACGATAATACCACGGCGTTCGATTTATACAATAAATCCCATCCTGTAGAAAGTCCTTTTACTGTGGCAAAGGTGCCTGAAACAGCATTGGCACTGATAATCGTTATCTGATCACCCGGTGCAGGAGTGTAGTTAACAGAGAGCGCCAATGTACCGCCCATTGTGGCTGTACCATTTACCACTAACTGATCGTAATGGATGCCAGCCACTCCGGAACTGTTGATGTCAATGGCCAATGTGTCGGGGTTCAGGCTTTCATTGGCATCAAAAGTAATGATACCGATGGGGGTTCCAGGCGCCAGCGTGCCGCCGTTGCACATATACCCGCTTGCAGTAATACTACCCGAACCTTTTACTACACCGCCTAAATTATTACTGAAATAACCATTAGTAGTACAGTTTAGCAAGGCCGCTGCCTTACTGGATGCGCCAACGGTGATAGTGCCGGAATTAGTTAATGTGGATGCATTTATATAGATAGCCTGATTGACGCGGTCAATGTTGATTTGTCCGCCATCATTGTTGAAATTGCTATTAAGGGACATGCCTGTGTTGAAGGTATTGCCGGCACTTACAGCGCCTATGGTAATGGTGCCCCGATTGGTAACGGTGTTAACGCTATTGGTATAGAAACCTATGTTTGTTACCCTGTCAATACTGATTTGTCCGCCTGCATTGTTGTTAAAGACACCGATAGTATGAATTCCATTTTGTCCGGAAGCGGCATTGGCTCCAATGGTAATGCCCCCGCCATTAGTAAAGGAGGAGCTACTATAAATGGCGTAGTTGGTTACACTGTCGATACGGATCTGGCCTCCCGCATAATTGTAAAAGGTCGAGATACTTGAGATCCCATATAGTCCACAAGAAGTATGGTTTCCAATGGTAATTCCTCCTTCATTACTAAAAGTACCGGTAATATTGCTCAACGCAGCCTCCGTAGTACGCTCTATATTAATCTGTCCACCAGCCTGGTTGCTAACGTTACCAAAGTTAGAAAAACCAAACTGTCCGGTAGTAACAGTGGCGCCGATGGTAATAGTACCTGCGTTGGTAAATCCTCCCTTGGTAAAATTCGTAATCCCCGAATTATTGCCTGACTGGTCAACGAAGATCTTCCCGCCCGCCTTGTTAGTAAAAGAAGCTTCATTATATACACCTTCATAGCCGGTGGCGGCGATAATGAGTGTACCGAAGTTTTGTGTAACGCCCCGGTTGCGTAAACCAAATCCTACAGAGCCGTTGATAGTAAGGCTACCGTTGGCTGTAATAACGAATAGGGCATTCTCCCATACCGTTATTGATTTGGCAACAGCGTTGGCCGTAGACACTGAAGGGTAATTGGGACCGGGATCTATATATACAGTATCATTGGCATCCGGTACACCGCCTGTCCAGTTGCCGGCTGTATTCCAGTCGCCGTTGATGCTACCCGTCCAGGTGTTAATCTGGGCATTGAGGGTAGTGGTTACACCAATCAATAAAAAAGCTAATAATAGTAGTAGTCTGGGCATGGGCATAGGGGATATATTATCGGGCGCGAAATTGCCGCGATAACAAAGCCCGTCCAAATAAATGGGACGAAACGCCTTACCGTGGGATGAATAAAAAAAGTGAAAGACAGACATCAGCGTATATATTTAAACCGCAAATGTGCTGTACGCCATGAAAGCTTCTTGTAACATTTGTTACAAGTAACAGAAAATATGAGCGAAGGCCCCCCCTTTTAGCGCTAAAGGCTTTTGCATATATACAGAAAAAGCAAATGTTGAGGGTTAGGTTAGTTGTGCTATCCTTTGCTGTATATGTCGTTTTTCGGTAACTGTTTTGGCCAGCATGCGGGCTTCTTCAAAATACTGTATGGCTTTAGGCAGGTTGCTATGGGTGTATAATTCGCCCAGTAGCATAGAGTAAAAATGATTATTTATCAATTGCAGTTTTTCCGCTTCCTTCAATGCCACCTCCCAGCCATCGGCTTTATAAAGTGCATAGGTTCTGTTCAATGCTGCGCTGGGAGAGTAGTTCATAAATAACAATTCGTTGTATAAGGACAGTATTTGTTGCCATTTGCCGGGTGTGTTGTCGGGGTGGCAATGCCAATAGGCAATGCGGGCTTCGAGGTGGTAGGGGCTGATGGTATTGCCGCTGGCGCTGTTATGCAAAAACAGCATGCCCTGGTGTATTAAGCGGGTATCCCAAAGGCTAATGTCCTGTTGTTCGTATAAAACCGGCAAATCATTACCGGCCTGCCGGGCCGTAAAACGGGATGCGTGAAAGCACATGAGGGCGATGAGGGCATTGGTTTCGGGTTGATTGGTGGCGGCATAGTCAGTCAATAGCAGGCCTAAGCGCAGTGCTTCAAAGCACAGGTCTTTGCGCAGCACTTCGTTTTGTGTTTGCGAAAAATAGCCTTCATTAAATAACAGGTAAATGATGTGCAGTACATTCTGCAGGCGTTCGGGTAACTCTTTTTCGGGCGGCATTTCCATACTTACCTGTTCGGTACGTAGTTTTTCTTTGGCGCGAAACAATCTTTTGTTAATGGCTTCCTTATTGGATAAAAAGGCTTCTGCTATTTCATCGATACCAAAACCACAAAGAATGCGCAGGGCAAGGCCAATTTGCGCTTCACTGGCGATGGCGGGTGTGCAAATGGCAAACAGCATTTGCAACTGGCTGTCTTTAATATGCTGGGGTGAAAAATTTATATCCTCTTTAGGAACAATACTTTCTTCTTTGTTTGTAATAGCCGGCAGCACTTTGCGGGTATATATGTTATTGCGGCGAAAATGATACAGCGTTTTGCGTTTGGCTACCGTATATAACCAGGCGGCAGGATTCTCGGGCATGCCTTTGTTGGTCCAGGTTTCCGTAGCCTGTAAAAAAGTATCACTAACAATGTCTTCCGCTGTTTCAATATACTGTAAGCCGAATTGTTTACTGATAACGGCTACCATTTTCACAAACTCCTGTTGAAACAACTCCTTTAAATACAATGTATTTTCCTGCATAATATAGGTAAACACCCGCTTCTGTTAAAAGCAGCGGGTGTTATAGTGTGCTATCAATGTTCATCCATTACCGGGCGTATTTCTACACTGCCATTGAGGTCCAGTGCAGGGCAGCCATGTGCCAGGGTGGTGGCTTCTTCCAGGCTTTCGGCCTTGACAATGATAAGGCCACCCAGTCTTTCTTTTATTTCTACAAATGGTCCATCGGTGATAACGCCGCCGGCTTTTAATACTTTGCCTTCCTGGGTAAGTCTTTTCCGGCTACCGTTCAACCGGCCTTGTGCAGCAATACCGCCAATCCAGTCGTCCCACCTTTTTATATATGTTTCCATTTCCTGTGGAGTAAAACGGCTGGCGTCAATACCCGGCTGGCGAAATAGTAATACAAAGTCTTTCATGGTATCATTGTTAAATAGTGAAGAAAGTTACGCCGTTTTTGCTGCAA encodes the following:
- a CDS encoding histidine kinase dimerization/phosphoacceptor domain -containing protein translates to MRSFLATIILAASLLHYIRANAQGGPGTHNADYIISKRFLSIEDGLASHEVFCGVQDNRGFLWFGTRNGLNRYDGKNCLLFTRQRNNLQHNKVVQLARDDNNNLFIEYGSNGFQLTTNGMVDVINTITHKIQSLTAAFPNLPFKEQDIYWIANDGTGEVNFLTAWPFRLWKYSTEKGFTLRYEVKDWVTKDSLSYSAWRSSGPLCLFANGNALLKLNNQLTQYLVSHNTVTPFLQKEVLRSLPIGFNSEGNLLITYNTATDVDHFAVGKLTSEKRLETGEDWAKYSLQSVKGRYWFQAASAVNGNACVFYIPTDALYLWHEEAYLRIVDRSELKAFENLFLYQLLPDNQGNLWLCTSHGVIQLKTEKKRFKQYFTIAQQSKEPNSQARGIYSDTTGTVMANIWQHHFRQQEKSISAIKNDHIMYALAWHNNALYSGGFDLFRYHESNNTLKPLPGGIGTEIWSMYSYNDSLLLLGRSNGFYLYNSRSGQFDSLTHYLAPGQEARFVYRFFKRHADTVWAVAENGVYTLTRNKEQFDIAKYQSDFINGLSLLDAYADNNNQYWLATNGEGLYVSDLTASKVQQFNIASGLPSDVIYRIESDAYGNLWMSSDNGLIRFNKKTFATATYTIADGIAHNEFNRTSSFKASDGRLFFGGIDGINELNPINFIKDSTTFKVPLRVIALHQFIASKNELVNKTTELLTTNRITLEPGDKFFTLEFQLLDFEKNATHRYAYKIEGFDKDWNYISENSIRISGVPYGTFVLQVKAQNNEGAWSQSELHIVLEVKKPFYLQGWFMGLMLVLLIWSIVWVIRWRTKKLALDKRTLELMVSERTDLLKKAITRQETLLLEKDVLMKEIHHRVKNNLQVISGLLELQSRNLDNETAKAALMEGRNRVQSIALIHQNLYQFESLSAIELGRFVNDLYRQVATLYKKQKEIPVHVNVPLLYLDIDSAVPLGLILNELLSNSFKYAFNGLEQGEITITIRIITEGKYQLIYFDNGPGLPVDFDLYKASTLGIQLINDLSRQIGGNVQYDNKMAQFTINFTNRNLRKTAD
- a CDS encoding beta strand repeat-containing protein; its protein translation is MPMPRLLLLLAFLLIGVTTTLNAQINTWTGSINGDWNTAGNWTGGVPDANDTVYIDPGPNYPSVSTANAVAKSITVWENALFVITANGSLTINGSVGFGLRNRGVTQNFGTLIIAATGYEGVYNEASFTNKAGGKIFVDQSGNNSGITNFTKGGFTNAGTITIGATVTTGQFGFSNFGNVSNQAGGQINIERTTEAALSNITGTFSNEGGITIGNHTSCGLYGISSISTFYNYAGGQIRIDSVTNYAIYSSSSFTNGGGITIGANAASGQNGIHTIGVFNNNAGGQISIDRVTNIGFYTNSVNTVTNRGTITIGAVSAGNTFNTGMSLNSNFNNDGGQINIDRVNQAIYINASTLTNSGTITVGASSKAAALLNCTTNGYFSNNLGGVVKGSGSITASGYMCNGGTLAPGTPIGIITFDANESLNPDTLAIDINSSGVAGIHYDQLVVNGTATMGGTLALSVNYTPAPGDQITIISANAVSGTFATVKGLSTGWDLLYKSNAVVLSYATTNTWTGAISTAWENPGNWTVGVPVGVATVTIPDVTNDPVISTSNAAVASLLIQPGASLTLTNTGALTINGASGQGLYNKGTVQNNGTINIGNTTATGANGLINEATFNNNTGAHIHIDRVSNSGIFNKGGTFINTGAITIGSNATVGLYGIVNAGAFNNNSGAQLVIDQATTAAISNPAGNTFTNAGAITIGGTAATGQYGISNTGTFNNNTGGALVIDRVSVTALLNAASTSVCSNAGTIIIGATAAVGTYGISNNGTFTHTAGQVAIDRATTAALYNNTGSTFTNTANITIGANAASGLYGIQNYASFNNNTGSQLNIDQVTTTAIYHTTGTFTNAATITIGATAASGTEGIGNYSTFNNNTGAQIHINRVTTAITAGAGTCSNAGTITIGSITNVATLLNTTGTGTFSNATGGLLKGAGSIAAARFADNGGTLMPGSAIGTITLNASETLTKGTIAVEVNGSGTAGTNFDQLVVNGTATLGGTLQVTINYTPTSGDQIKILSATTVTGTFATVTGLPDGWQIAYQSNAVVLNYTLHTNWTGAVSTAWNTAGNWTKGVPTADALASIPDVTNDPVISTTNAVVKNITIQSGGLLTIAPAGVLTINGLQDQSLYNQGTVQNNGTINLGNATATGANAIVNEASFNNNTGAHINIDRFSNCGLFNSGGTLTNEGTITIGANAIAGLYGIVNSGTFNNNSGAQLLIDQVTTAAISNPAGNTLSNAGVITIGGTAAAGQYGINNSGTVNNNAGSAIYVDRTTADAISNAYGSAFTNAGTVTIGAKDSIGGSGFSNTGATTNTTTGVIIIDRTAFGGFYNNTGAGKLINTGRLTIGGIASVGIYGIRNYGTLTNTGGQISIDRVTGDALNNYPVSNVTNTGVISIGANAPAGANGIYNQGIFINNAGGQINIDQVTANGIYNATHFSTSFNNQGTIAIGLLSTGNTINYGINIEKVFNNNAGGQITIERVNSAFITNTETFSNAGNITIGATTSVAALLVGTGTGTLSNNTGGLLKSAGSVAAARYVNNGGTLAPGAPVGTFAFDAAEAFTNNTLAIEIKGEGTPGIDFDQVTVNGTATLGGNLTIDTLDGFTLVAGQSFVIVTAASIADTFATVTWPAGVTGTVTYSATTATLHVLSPLPFTLVEFTGQAVNNKVLLKWQSANEKNTASFTIERSADSTSFTTIGTVAAMGSGAHSYSFTDNTPLNGNNYYRLKMIDLNGRFTYSRLVTVKFNTNGDVQIAPVPADNYVMLTINDASLMGQRALVYNTAGVAVANVVLSSSTRIGITGWPSGVYFVRTTKGTYRFIKL
- a CDS encoding RNA polymerase sigma factor, whose translation is MQENTLYLKELFQQEFVKMVAVISKQFGLQYIETAEDIVSDTFLQATETWTNKGMPENPAAWLYTVAKRKTLYHFRRNNIYTRKVLPAITNKEESIVPKEDINFSPQHIKDSQLQMLFAICTPAIASEAQIGLALRILCGFGIDEIAEAFLSNKEAINKRLFRAKEKLRTEQVSMEMPPEKELPERLQNVLHIIYLLFNEGYFSQTQNEVLRKDLCFEALRLGLLLTDYAATNQPETNALIALMCFHASRFTARQAGNDLPVLYEQQDISLWDTRLIHQGMLFLHNSASGNTISPYHLEARIAYWHCHPDNTPGKWQQILSLYNELLFMNYSPSAALNRTYALYKADGWEVALKEAEKLQLINNHFYSMLLGELYTHSNLPKAIQYFEEARMLAKTVTEKRHIQQRIAQLT
- a CDS encoding YciI family protein, giving the protein MKDFVLLFRQPGIDASRFTPQEMETYIKRWDDWIGGIAAQGRLNGSRKRLTQEGKVLKAGGVITDGPFVEIKERLGGLIIVKAESLEEATTLAHGCPALDLNGSVEIRPVMDEH